The DNA region GTCCAACCGGATCACCCTGGTCCTGCTCGGCGACGGCTACACCGCGGGCGAACAGGAGCTGTTCCGGCAACAGGCCGATAAGACCTGGCACGCCCTGATGGACATCGAGCCGTTCCGCACCTACCAGGGGTTCTTCAACATACGGCGGGTCGAGGTGGTCTCCCCGGTCTCCGGGATAGCCGAGACCGAGAGCCGCAGCCGGAACCTCGCCACCCCGCTGGGCATGCACTTCTGGTGCGAGGGCACCGCCCGGCTGCTCTGCGCCGACGAGGGCGCCACCGCCCGCTACGCCGGGGACGGCGCCGGGCCGCAGTACCTGATAGCGCTGGCCAACTCGACCGAGTACGGCGGCGCCGGGGGCACCGGGGTGACCACCCTGGCCGGGGGCAGCCCGGACGCCGGGCGGATCATCCAGCACGAGATCGGGCACACCGTGGGGGACCTCGGCGACGAGTACGACAGCGCCCCCGACGACGCCGACTACCCGAACCTCTCCACCCTCAACGCCGACGACATGCGGAAGAAGCGGACCAAGTGGTGGCGCTGGCTGGGCGCGGTGTCGCCGGACGGCGCCGGCACCGTCGGGGCGTACCGCAGCGCCAACGGCCTCTACCGGCCCACCCCCGACTCGGTGATGCGCACCCTGGGCAGCGCCTACAACCTGCCCTCGCGCGAGGCGATCATCGAGGAGCTGTACCGCAAGGTACGGCCGACCGACGTCCCCTCGCCGCCGCCCGGCGAGGTCACCGGGCGGCCCCGGCTGGACGTCCGGCCGGTGCCGCTGACCGGCTCCCGGCAGCTGAAGGTGGACTGGAAGGTGGACGGCGTCCCGGTCACCACGCAGGCCCCGGACAGCGGCTCGCTGGACACCGCGCTGCTCGACCTCGCCCCCGGCCGGACGGCGACCGTCACCGCGACCGTCCGGGACACCACGGACTGGGTGCGGGACGAGGCCTTCCGCGACCGCTACATGACCAGGTCGGTGTCCTGGACGGTCACCGGCTGAGCGGCCGTCCTCACCCCAGGCTGGGCCTCCCATCATGGGATGACTAACCTGGACGAACTATGACCGTGGAGCCAGCTCGTTCAGCCCCGTCCCTGTCCGTACCCGCTCCCCGAGCCACCACGGAGCCCCCGGCCGCCGCCCTTCCCGTAGCCGGCGGCGACCTTTCCGCCCCGCCCGGCGGGCGCGCGGCCTGGCTGGCCTGGTCCATCGGCGTCAGCGTGTACGTCCTGGCAGTCATCCACCGCACCAGCCTCGGGGTGGCCGGACTGGACGCCGCCGAGCGCTTCGGCATCGGCGCCTCGGCGCTGTCCACCTTCTCGATCCTCCAGGTGCTGGTCTACGCGGCCATGCAGGTCCCGGTCGGCCTGCTGGTCGACCGGTTCGGACCGCGCCGGGTGCTGCTGCTCGGCGTGCTGCTGCTGAGCACCGGCCAGCTGGCCTTCGCCTTCAGCTCCTCCTTCGGCCCGGCGCTGGCCTCCCGGGCGGTGCTCGGCTGCGGCGACGCGATGACCTTCATCAGCGTGCTGCGGATAGCCGCCCGGTGGTTCCCGGCGGCCAGGAACCCGTTCGTCGCCCAGCTGACCGGCCTGGCCGGGATGGGCGGCAACCTGGTCACCACCGTGGTGCTCGCCCAGGCGCTGCACAGCGAGGGCTGGACGCCCACCTTCACGGCGATCGCGCTGCTCGGCGTGGCGGTGTTCGCGCTGGTCGCGCTGTTCCTCAAGGACGCGCCGGTGGCCGCCGTACGACCGGTCGACCCGCCGGCCGCCCGCCCCAAGGTCCGACGGCAGGTCCTCGACTGCTGGCGGGAGCCGGGCACCCGGCTGGGCCTGTGGATCCACTTCACCACCCAGTTCCCCGGCAACGCCTTCGCCCTGCTCTGGGGCATGCCCTACCTGGTCGAGGCCCAGGGCATGTCCCGGGGTGAGGCGGGCGGGCTGCTGACCCTGCTGGTGCTCTCCAACATGAGCTGCGGGTTCCTCTTCGGCCGGCTGCTCTCCCGCTCGGCGCGGGCCCGGATGCCCATCGTGCTCACCGTCATCGCCACCACCGGCCTCGGCTGGGCGCTCGTCCTGGCCTGGCCCGGCGGACACCCGCCGATGTGGCTACTGGTCGGGATCATCCTGGTCATGGGCAGCAACGGCCCGGCCTCGCTGGTCGGCCTGGACTACGCACGCTCCCGCAATCCGGCCGAGCGGCTCGGCACCGCCTCCGGGCTCGTCAACATGGGCGGCTTCATCGGCACGATGGTCACCCTCCTCGGCATCGGGGTGCTCCTGGACGCCCTCTCCCCGGCCGGCGCCGAGGTGTACTCGGCCACCGCCTTCCGCTGGGCGTTCTGCTGGCAGTACGTGCCGCTGGCGGTGGGGACGCTGATGATCCTGCGGCTCCGGCGGAAGGTCGCTGCGGCCGGCGCATAGGGCTTCCGACCTGCGGAAATTCGGCCAACTATCACTGAAAGTGATGGTTGGCCGAATGCTACAACCCGAGGCCGCGGAGGACTTCGGTGATTTCTGGTGGTCGACCGTAGAGCTGGACCCGGTCAATGAGGCAGAGAACAGTGCCCTCCGGAGGCACGGTCGGTGACGGAGCTGGGCGGACCACTGGCTGCGGTTGCTCAGTTGCTGCTTCTCGGAGGCGGATCAGGTCCGCCAGCTTCAGCTTCGGGCAGCCCGGGACGACCCGGCTGCCGCGGATCCCGACCCGCTCCCCGCCCGGGCAGGCGAAGTACGCGCCGAACGGCGGTCCGCTGTCCTCCTCCCGGCTCGGCAGGTGAAGGACCATCTCCCCGTGCCGGCAGTGGACCGTCCCGTCCGAGTGGACGGTCAGGCCGGGCCAGTCCTCGTGGTCGATCTCCGCGACGATCCGCACCCGCTGGCCGATCGCCTCGGCCAGGGTCTCCGCCATCCGCCGCTGCTGGGTCGGGATGTCGGTGTCCCCTCGGCGGATGGACGGGAGCAGCTCTTCGGTGACCCAGTCCCTGAACGGTTTCGAGGACGTCTTGTTGGACCTCATCAGCAGCGAGTAGAGCCCCGCCTCACTCACCACGCGCAGGAATGGATTCCCACGGCCGTACAGTTTCTGACCTGCGGAGTCGCCGTAACCATCGCTTTTGGCGATGGTTACGAACCGCATGTCGACGGTGCGGTGCTGGCGATCCTCCAGCCTCTTGAGGGCATCGGCCGGGTTCTTTCGGCCCAGCACCCGACACACGTCCGCCGTGACGAACCACGGCTCCCCGTCGATCATCACGACGCGGATCGGCTGCCCCGTGACCGGGAAGCTCGACCGCACCAGCACCATCTCTTCCTGCTGTCCCTGTTCGTCGTCCATCAGGACGCTCCTCCTTCATCCGGGTGACGGCATGACTGCCCGGAGTAACGAGGCCGAACAGGTGAGGTGGCTGATGCGGGGTTGACGCATGGATGCACGAGTGGTGCCGACCCGGCGCACGGTCGTGCGTGTACGCCGGGTGGTGCGCGTCGTGCGCGCCGATGGACCTCAGATGGTGACGGAGAAGTTGGCGAGCACCCGCTCGGCCAGCTCCTTGTCGCCCTCGACGCTCACCGGGCCTGGCCGGCCGCGGCCGCAGGCGAGCCGGACGTAGGTCTCCCAGCCCATGGTGAGCTGGACGTCGGGGGCCAGGCTGATCGACTCGTCCACGCTGCCGCGGCCGGTGGAGTCCACCCGCACGGTGCGCAGGAACTCCACCGGGCCGGTCACGTCGACCACCAGCGTCGTCCCGGCCGGGGCGCCGGCCTGGCGGGCGACGGCCTTGGGCAGCAGCGCCAGCAGGAAGTCCCGGGCGACCAGCGCGCCGGGGGCGTCCAGGTTGCCGGGGGTGTCCAGGGCCCGGCGCAGGTCCTGCTCGTGCACCCAGACGTCGAAGGCCCGCAGGCGCAGCAGCTCGTGGTAGGGGATGTCCCTGGCCAGCGGCCCGGCCGGCGAGCGCACCGGTTCCCCGGGCGTCTGCTTGGCGTTCCGGAGCGCGCGGGAGCGACGGATGATCGTGTACTCCAGCTCGCTGGTCATCTCCAGCGCGGTGTGGCAGCGGCGCTTGTCGACCGGCAGTTCGACGTAGCGGGCGAACTCGGTGGTCACGTGGCGAAGGTCACGCGGCAGCGAGTGGATCGGGCGCGGGTCGCCGAGCAGCTCGGACTCGACCGCGATCACGTGCGAGATGACGTCCCGGACCGACCAGCCGGGGCACTCGGTGGCCCGGTTCCAGGAGCCTTCGGGGAGGGGGGCGACCAGCTCCGATATGGACTCGACGCTCTGCGTCCACGCCTCGGTGTAAGCCTGCACGGTCTGGTTGTCCGTCACGGGAATCTCCGGCCCTCCGTCAGCTTTCCTACGCTCCGCGCCCGGCCGTCGCGGTCGGCCGGGATGTCCGGCTTCCGGGCGCACACGCTAACCGCACGTTACGCTGCCGGGAGACAGCTGGGCAGCGCTTTCGGGTGACGATCGTAGGTCTCTTGCCGTGGACGGTGGTACTGTGCGCGCTTCATTGATCCAACTCGCGGTCTCCGACGCCGAGCCGCCCGCCGAACGGCGGGCCCGGGCGGCGTCGCTGGTACGGGCGCAGCGGGGCGCCGACCTGGTGGTGCTACCGGAGCTGTGGCCGCTAGGCGGCTTCGCCCACGACCTCTGGTCGGCGGGTGCCGAGACGCTGGACGGGCCCACCTCGGACGCGATGGCTTCGGCCGCCCGGGCCGCCGGGGTCTGGCTGCACGCCGGTTCGATCGTCGAACGCGACCCGGACGGTCCGATCTACAACACCTCGATGGTGTTCGCCCCGGACGGCGAGCTGGTGCACACCTACCGCAAGATCCACCGCTTCGGCTTCGACAGCGGCGAGGCGGTGGTGATGGGCGCCGGGCAGGAGATCGTCACGGCGCCCACCGAGTTCGGCACCCTGGGCCTGGCCACCTGCTACGACCTGCGCTTCCCGGAGCTGTTCCGGGCGCTGCTGGACGCCGGCGCCCAGCTGCTGGTGGTCCCGGCGGCCTGGCCGGCCAAGCGGCGCGAGCACTGGACGCTGCTGGCCCGGGCCCGGGCGCTGGAGGAGCAGGC from Kitasatospora cathayae includes:
- a CDS encoding MFS transporter translates to MTVEPARSAPSLSVPAPRATTEPPAAALPVAGGDLSAPPGGRAAWLAWSIGVSVYVLAVIHRTSLGVAGLDAAERFGIGASALSTFSILQVLVYAAMQVPVGLLVDRFGPRRVLLLGVLLLSTGQLAFAFSSSFGPALASRAVLGCGDAMTFISVLRIAARWFPAARNPFVAQLTGLAGMGGNLVTTVVLAQALHSEGWTPTFTAIALLGVAVFALVALFLKDAPVAAVRPVDPPAARPKVRRQVLDCWREPGTRLGLWIHFTTQFPGNAFALLWGMPYLVEAQGMSRGEAGGLLTLLVLSNMSCGFLFGRLLSRSARARMPIVLTVIATTGLGWALVLAWPGGHPPMWLLVGIILVMGSNGPASLVGLDYARSRNPAERLGTASGLVNMGGFIGTMVTLLGIGVLLDALSPAGAEVYSATAFRWAFCWQYVPLAVGTLMILRLRRKVAAAGA
- a CDS encoding BRO-N domain-containing protein produces the protein MDDEQGQQEEMVLVRSSFPVTGQPIRVVMIDGEPWFVTADVCRVLGRKNPADALKRLEDRQHRTVDMRFVTIAKSDGYGDSAGQKLYGRGNPFLRVVSEAGLYSLLMRSNKTSSKPFRDWVTEELLPSIRRGDTDIPTQQRRMAETLAEAIGQRVRIVAEIDHEDWPGLTVHSDGTVHCRHGEMVLHLPSREEDSGPPFGAYFACPGGERVGIRGSRVVPGCPKLKLADLIRLREAATEQPQPVVRPAPSPTVPPEGTVLCLIDRVQLYGRPPEITEVLRGLGL
- a CDS encoding M64 family metallopeptidase; translated protein: MPAGKPGRLVRSLPALVLVSTAVLPAALELVSPSPFGVIGPGIPVDRAVPPHSALRADQRIPAAAPTFDIRRTGDPSNRITLVLLGDGYTAGEQELFRQQADKTWHALMDIEPFRTYQGFFNIRRVEVVSPVSGIAETESRSRNLATPLGMHFWCEGTARLLCADEGATARYAGDGAGPQYLIALANSTEYGGAGGTGVTTLAGGSPDAGRIIQHEIGHTVGDLGDEYDSAPDDADYPNLSTLNADDMRKKRTKWWRWLGAVSPDGAGTVGAYRSANGLYRPTPDSVMRTLGSAYNLPSREAIIEELYRKVRPTDVPSPPPGEVTGRPRLDVRPVPLTGSRQLKVDWKVDGVPVTTQAPDSGSLDTALLDLAPGRTATVTATVRDTTDWVRDEAFRDRYMTRSVSWTVTG
- a CDS encoding maleylpyruvate isomerase family mycothiol-dependent enzyme, which translates into the protein MTDNQTVQAYTEAWTQSVESISELVAPLPEGSWNRATECPGWSVRDVISHVIAVESELLGDPRPIHSLPRDLRHVTTEFARYVELPVDKRRCHTALEMTSELEYTIIRRSRALRNAKQTPGEPVRSPAGPLARDIPYHELLRLRAFDVWVHEQDLRRALDTPGNLDAPGALVARDFLLALLPKAVARQAGAPAGTTLVVDVTGPVEFLRTVRVDSTGRGSVDESISLAPDVQLTMGWETYVRLACGRGRPGPVSVEGDKELAERVLANFSVTI
- a CDS encoding carbon-nitrogen family hydrolase: MRASLIQLAVSDAEPPAERRARAASLVRAQRGADLVVLPELWPLGGFAHDLWSAGAETLDGPTSDAMASAARAAGVWLHAGSIVERDPDGPIYNTSMVFAPDGELVHTYRKIHRFGFDSGEAVVMGAGQEIVTAPTEFGTLGLATCYDLRFPELFRALLDAGAQLLVVPAAWPAKRREHWTLLARARALEEQAFVLACNTAGTHAGVEQAGHSVVVDPWGQVLAEAGAGEEVLTVEFDPAEVGRAREDFPVLRDRLLGIPAPVQR